From the Devosia sp. FJ2-5-3 genome, the window CCTTGTCGCGATTGCCCCGCGCCTTCATCCAATTGCCGATGATGGTTTCGCTCATGCCGGGCGGGTTGCCCTCGACCCAGTTGGGATAGCCTTCGGCCGTATCGACGGCGCTAAAACCCTCTTCGAGGAAAGCGTCGAGGATCTCGAAGCTTTGCTTCTCGTCTGCGGTCCAGCCGAAGACATTGCCGCCCAGAACCAGGGGTTCGATGACGATTTCGCTGCGTCCAAGGGGGCGACGGTTCATGGCTTCTCTCCAAGTTCGTTGTTTGATTCAACGCCTGTCTCGGCGTTTTGTTCGGTCGGGGTGACGCGCGGAGCGCACCAATAGAGCGCTTCATGAATGGCGGCGAAGGAGCCGGCAAGGGTGATGAAGCGAAAGGCGGCGGTTTCGTCGGCGCTGTGGCGCAGATAGATGTAGCTGCCCTGCTGGAGCCGATCGAGCAGCCATTCGGTATCGGTCGCGACACGCCCCGAATAGGGCGCTGCATCGGCGACGACGTCTACGGACCGATCCTCCCGATCCAGTGTCAGCGCCCAGGTGCCCAGAGCATCCGGCTTGCGGCTCGAAAAGAGGTGGATGCCAGGGGAAAAATCGTCCTCGCAGCGGACGACGATACAGATGAAATCGTCCCTGGTGCTGTCTCGGTCGCAGCCCATGGCGGCGCGATCTCCCTCTCCCATGAGGGGTGAAAAGCTCCAGCCGGGCCCCTGGGCGACGACCGGTGCGCAGAACAACAGGCTCACCGCCGCGGCTCGATAAGGTCCCATTTGTTTCCATAAAGATCGGCGAAAACGGCGACGCTGCCATAGGCTTCGTGGCGGGGCGGCTCGAGGAAGGCGACGCCACGTTCGACCATCTTGGCGTGATCGCCGGCGAAATCATCGGTTTCAAGAAACAGCATGACGCGGCCACCGGCCTGGTTGCCAAGCGCCTGGCGCTGGGCCTCGCCCTCTGCCCGGGCCAGCAGGATACGCGCCCCGCCACCACTCCTCGGGGCAACAACAACCCAGCGCCTGCCGGCGCCTAGATCGGTATCCTCCACCAGGTCAAAGCCGAGCTTGTCACAGTAAAATGTTATCGCGTCCTGATAATTTTCGACGAGAAGAGAAATAGTCGCAATTTTCTGAACCATGCCCAACACCAGCATTTCATCGCCATTCCGGTCAAGTGCGAAGCGATTGTGACCGACAGGCCGGGCGCTAAATTATTGATTTCCAAGCAAAAGAAATCAACCTCCCCACGAGATTGACCAATTGGTCAATCTCCCCATTGCGCTTGCCCAAAAACTGCGCTTTTGTGTGCGCCAAGCCTCCAGAAATGCAGCTGGAGAGCAAAAATTACTTCGGGAGACAGCAGTCATGAAATTGATGAGAACCCTGATGGCCGCGACCGCCATGGTGGCCCTTGCCGCCGGCGCCGCGCAGGCCAAGCAGCTGGTTTATTGCTCGGAAGCTTCGCCGGCACACTTCGACCCCGGCCCGCTGACCGGTGGTAATGATTTCGACGCCTCCGCGCACACCATTTTCGAGCGCCTCGTCGAATTCGCTCCGGGCGGCACCGATGTCGTGCCTGGCCTGGCCGAGAGCTGGGACATTTCCGAGGACGGCCTGGAATATACTTTCCACCTGCGCCCCGGCGTCAAGTGGCACACCCAGCCCTACTTCACCCCCACGCGCGACCTCAACGCAGACGACGTGATCTTCTCGTTCGAGCGCCAGTGGAAGGAAGACAACAAGTGGTATGCCTATCTCGAAGGCATGACCTGGGACTATTTCCAGGGCATGGACATGCCCAAATACATCTCCTCGCTGGAAAAGGTCGATGACCTGACCGTCAAGCTGACGCTGACCGAAGCCAATTCGCCGATGCTCGCGAACCTGGCGATGCAGTTCGCCTCGATCGTCTCCAAGGAATATGCAGACCAGGTGGAAGCTTCGGGAGACCTCGCTTCCTTCTCGACCCAGCCGGTCGGCACCGGTCCGTTCCAGCTGGTCGACTACCAGCTCGACAGCGTCATCCGCTACCAGGCCTTTGGCGATTACTGGGGTGAAAAGCAGAAGATCGACGATCTGATCTTCGCCATCACCACCGATGCCTCGGTCCGCGCCCAGCGCCTGATGGCCGGCGAATGCGATATCATGGCCTATCCGGCCCCTGCAGATATCGACGTGCTCAAGGCCGACACCGATTTGACCGTGATGGAGCAGGAAGGCCTCAATATCGGCTACATCTCCTACAACACCACCGAAGCGCCGTTCGACACTGCCGAAGTGCGCAAGGCCCTGACCATGGCGATCGACAAGTCCGCCATCATCGAGGCGGTCTACCAGGGTGCCGGCCAGGACGCCAAGAACCTGATCCCGCCCACCATGTGGTCGTATGACGACGCCATTCCGGCCGACGAATACAATCCGGAAAAGGCCAAGGAGATGCTTGCAGCAGCGGGCGTCACCGAACTGACCACCGACCTCTGGGCCATCCCGGTGTCCCGCCCCTACAATCCCAATGGCCAGCGCGTTGCCGAACTGATCCAGTCTGACTGGGCCAAGGTTGGCGTCACCGCCAATATCGTCACCTATGAATGGACCGAATATCGCGAGCGCGGCAAGCAGGCCGATCGCAAGGGCCCGTTCATGATCGGCTGGACCGGCGACAATGGCGATCCGGACAATTTCTTCGCCACCCTGTTCTCGTGCGCTGCCATCGGCGTCTCGAACTATTCGAGCTGGTGCAATGACGAGTTCGAGGCTGCCATCCAGGCCGCCAAGACCACGTCCGACCCGGAAGAACGCACCGCGCTCTACACCAAGGCCCAGGAAATCTTCAAGGCTGAAGAACCTGCGATCACGCTCGCTCATTCCCGCGTGTTCATGCCGATGAAGAAGACGGTCCTGAACTACCAGATGAGCCCCCTGGGCACCCACTCCTTCAAGGACGTGGATATCCAGGAATAAGGTTTTAGAGCCTTATCTCAGGCAAAGGGGCCTCGATCCGGCAAGCCGGAGCGGGGCTCCGTTGTTTTATAGAATGAGCCGGGACATGGGCGTATGATGCCCACAAGGACCGGCCGATACAGGAAACGGGATCAGCTGGCTCCGCCATCAGGCGGCCTCAGCTGCCCTTGGGTGAAAGACCCCCAACATGCTGAATTACATCCTGCGAAAGCTGGCGCTGCTCGTGCCGACCATTATCGGCATCTCCATCTGCGCCTTCGCCTTTGTCCGCGTTCTCCCCGGCGACCCCATCCTGGCCATGGCCGGCCAGCACGGCGTGACCCCGGAACGCTACGAAATCCTGCGCGAGCAGTTCGGCTATAATTTGCCGATATGGCAGCAATATTTCAATTATCTGGGCAGCGTGCTGCGCGGCGATTTCGGCATTTCGCTCGCCACCAAGCGCCCGGTGCTGACCGAATTCATGGCGCTGTTCCCGGCAACGGTCGAACTGGCGCTCTGCGCGCTGCTGTTCGCCGTCGCCATCGGCATTCCCGCCGGCATCTTTGCCGCCGTCAAGCGGGGCTCCTGGTTTGACCAGCTGACCATGGGCGTGGCGCTCACCGGCTATTCCATGCCCATCTTCTGGTGGGGCCTTCTGCTGATCATCTTCTTTTCCGGCTATCTCGGCTGGACGCCGGTCTCCGGACGCATCGCGCTGAGCTTCTTCCTCAGGCCGATCACCGGCTTCATGCTGGTCGACAGCCTCCTCTATGGAAACTGGGCGGCTTTCGTCTCGGCGCTGCGGCATCTCATCCTTCCCGCGATCGTCCTCGGCACCATCCCGCTCGCCGTCATCGCCCGGCAGACCCGCTCGGCCATGCTCGAAGTGCTCGGCGAGGATTATGTGCGCACCGCCCGCGCCAAGGGCATGGCGCCCGGCCGGGTGGTCAATGTCCACGCGCTGCGCAATGCGCTGATCCCGGTGGTCACCACCATCGGGTTGCAGGTGGGCCTGCTCATGGGTGGCGCGATCCTGACGGAAACCATCTTCACCTGGCCGGGCATCGGCAAGTGGATGATCGATTCCATCTTCAAGCGCGATTATGTCGTGGTGCAGTCGGGCCTGCTCATCATCGCCCTCATCGTCATGGCGGTGAACCTGATCGTCGACCTGCTCTACGCTCTCATCAATCCACGCATCCGGGTGCAATAGTCATGGCTCAAACTACCGAACCCGTGGCAACGGGCACCAAGCCGATCTCCGGCTTCCGCGAATTCTGGTACTATTTCTCGGTCAATCGCGGCGCAGTCATCGGCCTCACGGTCTTTGCGATCCTGATCGTCATGGCGATACTGGCGCCTTGGATCGCGCCGCATTCGCCGGACATGCAATATCGCGATGCCCTGCTCAAGCCCCCGATGTGGGACGTCAATGGGAATCCGCGCTTCATTCTGGGCACCGACCCGGTCGGCCGTGACGTGCTCTCGCGCCTCATCCATGGCGCGCGCTATTCGCTGTTCATCGGCTTCTTCGTCGTCATCGGCGCCCTCTTCGTCGGCGTTATCCTGGGTGTCCTGGCCGGTTATTTCCGCGGCTGGGTCGACGTCGTCATCATGCGCGTGATGGACATCATCCTCGCCTTCCCGTCCCTGCTGCTGGCGCTGGTGCTGGTGGCCATTCTCGGGCCGGGCCTGTTCAATGCCATGATCGCCATCGCCATCGTGCTGCAACCGCACTTTGCGCGCCTCGTCCGCGCGGCGGTGATGGCGGAAAAGAACCGTGAATATGTGACAGCGGCCAAACTCTCCGGCGCCGGTCATCTGCGGTTGATGCTGGTCACCATCCTGCCCAATTGCCTCGGGCCGCTGATCGTCCAGGCGACGCTCAGCTTTTCCAACGCCATTCTCGACGCGGCGGCGCTCGGCTTTCTCGGCATGGGCGCACAACCGCCGACGCCCGAATGGGGCACCATGCTCGCCACGGCGCGAGAATTCATCCTCAAGGCGCCCTGGGTCGTGACCTTCCCGGGCCTCTGCATCCTCGTCACCGTGCTGGCGATCAACCTCATCGGCGACGGGCTGCGTGATGCGCTCGATCCCAAACTCAAGCGGAGCTGACCAAAAATGTCCCTGCTCGAGATCAAAAATCTCACCGTCGCCTTCGACACCTCGGTGGGCCTGTTCAAGGCTGTCGACGGCATCGACATTGCCGTCGACGCCCGCGAGGTCCTCGCCATTGTCGGGGAATCGGGGTCCGGCAAATCAGTGGCCATGCTCGCCACCATGGGTCTTCTGCCTTCCACCGCCACGGTGACCGCCGACGTCATGAAGTTCGAGGGTCTCGACCTTCTCTCCATGTCGGCCGCCGAAAAGCGCAAGATCATCGGCAAGGATATTGCCATGATCTTCCAGGAACCCATCGCCAGCCTCAATCCCTGCTTCACCGTCGGCTTCCAGATAGGCGAAGTGCTGGAAAAGCATCTCGGCCTATCCGGGCGTGCTGCGCGGCAGCGGGCAATCGAGCTGCTCGAACTGGTGGGCATTCGCGATGCGGCCGACAAGCTGCGCGCATTTCCCCACCAGATGTCGGGTGGCCAATGCCAGCGCGTCATGATCGCCATGGCGATCTCCTGCAACCCCAAGCTGCTGATCGCCGACGAGCCGACGACGGCACTCGACGTCACCATCCAGAAGCAGATCCTCGACCTTCTCGTGCGGCTGCAGGCCGAGACCGGCATGGGGTTGATCATGATCACCCACGATATGGGCGTCGTCGCCGAAACGGCGGACCGCGTCATCGTGCAATATAAGGGGCGCAAGATGGAGGAAGCGGACGTGCTCTCCCTCTTCGAAAACCCGCAATCGAACTATACGCGGGCGCTGCTCTCGGCCCTGCCGGAAAACGCGGTGGGCGACCGTCTGCCTACTGTTTCCGACATCCTGTTTGAACCCGTGCCGGGAGCGCGCTGATGACCACACCCGTTCTCGAAGTCCGCGACCTCAAGCGCGACTATGTCTCCTCGGGTGGCCTGTTCCGCCCGGCCAAGGTGGTCCATGCCGTCAAGGGCGTCAATTTCTCGCTAGAAAAGGGTCGGACGCTGGCCGTGGTCGGCGAAAGTGGCTGCGGCAAGTCCACCCTGGCGCGCATGATCACGCTGATCGATCCCCCGACTTCGGGCGAAATCCTGATCGACGGCATTCCGGCCAGCGCCGCCCATGTGACCAAGGAACTGCGCCAGAAGGTGCAGATCGTCTTCCAGAACCCCTATGGCTCGCTCAATCCGCGCCAGAAGGTGGGCGATGTGCTGGCCGAGCCGCTCCTGCTCAACACCGACATGTCGGCGGCCGACAGGCGGGACAAGGCCATGGCCATGCTCCTCAAAGTGGGCCTTCGCGAAGAGCACCATAACCGCTATCCGCATATGTTCTCCGGCGGGCAGCGCCAGCGCATCGCCATCGCCCGGGCCCTGATGCTCAATCCGAGTTTCCTCGTGCTCGACGAGCCGGTCTCGGCGCTCGATCTTTCGGTGCAGGCGCAGATCCTCAATCTGCTCAAGGATCTGCAGGACGAGTTCGGGCTGACCTATGTGTTCATCAGCCACGATCTGTCCGTCGTGCGCTATATCGCCGACGAGGTGATGGTGATGTATTTCGGCGACGTGGTGGAGCATGGCAGCCGCGAGGCGCTCTTTGCCAATCCTCAGCACGACTATACGCGCACGCTCTTTGCCGCGACGCCCAATGCCGATGTCGAAAGCATCCGCGCCCGCATCGCCCGCAAGAAGGCTGCCGCCTGACCACGGCGGCATAAATCGAGGCGGTCACCCCGGCGCAAGCCCGGGGATGACCGCCTGTTCTCTCCTAGAGCGCCACCCGCTGGCCCTCTTTGGCCGACGCGATCAGCGCATCGACCAACTCATGCACCTGCAGCGCCGAGTGCCCCGTCGAGACGGGTTGGCGCCCTGCCCTCACCGCATCGGCGAACTCGGCGATCTGGGCCATATGCCAGTCGAAGGGAAACGCCATGGGATCGGCGCCGCCGCCCGAATTGCTGGCTTCCCCGATTGTCTCGGTGCGCCCATCCATCAAGTGCAGTGTCAGATTGCCCCCAGTCAGGGTGGCGCTGGCCTTTTCGAAATTGAGGGTAAGGCTTTCCGCGGCGCCTGGGTAATTGGCGGTCGTCGCCATCAGCGCACCCACCGCGCCATTGGCAAATTCGAGCCCGCCGGCGACGAAATCCTCGGTCTCCATCTGGTGAAATCCGGTCGTCGCCGCAAGTGCGGTGACAGCGCGCACCGGTCCGGTCAGGCTCAGCATGAGGTCGAGCGAATGGATGGCCTGGGTAACGAGAACGCCACCGCCATCATGGGCAAGCGTGCCCCGGCCCGGCTTGTCGTAATAGCCCTGCTGGGGGCGCCACCAGGGCACGACGAGATGAACCGCGAAGAGTTTTCCAAGCGCGCCGCTCGCCACTTTCGCCGCCAGCGCCTGCGAGGCCGCGCGGAATCGATGCTGGAAGATGATGCCAAGCGTCACACCCGCAGCGTCGCACCGCTCGACGATGGCGCGGGCCACCGATGTCGTGCGCTCAACGGGCTTTTCCATCAACACATGCTTGCCGGCCGCGGCTGCCGCTGCAACGATCTCCTCGCGCGCATTGGGCGGGGTGAGGATCAGAACGGCCTCGATCCCTGGATCTGCGAGGAGGGCCTCAAGGCTGGCAGCCGGGGGAAAGCCATGCTCGTGGCAAAAGCTCTTCAACGCGGCCTCGTTGCGCCGCCAGACACCACGCACCTCGATTTCGCCCCGTAGCGCATTGAGCGCGAGGGCATGAGGCTTGGCCGCCATGCCTGCCCCGACCACGCCCAAGCCCAGGCGCTTGTTCCCGTCCGCCATTATGTCCCTCCTCCGCGTTGATCCGCGTTTTCATGTCGGTCGGGCCATGATGCGTCGAGACCCGGCGCTTGTCATCCCGACAAAGTCTTGGGGGGGCAATGGAATAGGCGAGGTTGCGACGAAGACGGAGTGCTAGGACGCTTTCCGCCAGCTTTCCCGCCGGAGGAAATCTTCCAGGGCATATCGGTCCATCGGCCGGGCAAAGGCATATCCCTGGAGGATGTCGCAGCCGAGATCGCGCAGGATGGCGGCGTGCTCCATGGTTTCGACACCCTCGGCCACGATTTCGATATCCATGGATTTGCCGATATCGACGATGGAGGCCAGAAGCCGCCGCTGCGCCGGCTCCGTCAGGATCGGGTCGACGAGCTGCCGGTCGATCTTGAGGCGCCGGGGATGGAGCTTTTGCAGCGAGACGATCGAGGCGTAGCCGGTGCCGAAATCGTCGATCTCGATGTCGATACCCAATTCCTTGATGCGATCGATGTTCCAGCCGACGATGCCGTCGCTCTCGTCGAGATAGATCGATTCCACCAATTCAAAGGCAATGCGGCCCGGCTCGATATGCAGTTCGCGCAGGCTCTGTACCAGGTCTTCGTCGTGGAGGCGGCGCTGGGAGACATTGACCGAAGCGCGCGGCACGACGAGACCCATGGCCTGCCAGCGCTCGAGGTCGCGCAGCGCCTGTTCGAGCACGATGCGGTCGATGCTCGAGACGACGCTGAGTTCCTCTGCGATGCTCATGAAGCTGTCGGGGGTCTTGAGCCCCTGGGTCGGGTGGTTCCAGCGCGCCAGTGCCTCCACGCCCACCACATCATGGGTGCGGGCGTCAAACTGGGGCTGGTAGTGGGCGATGAAGGCGTTGGTGTCGAGACCTTTGAGGATTTCGTCGGCCCTGCGCTTGGTGCCGATCACTTCAGCCTGCAGCGCCGCCGAAAAGAACTCATAGCGATTACGGCCACGGGCCTTGGCCCGATAGAGCGCAATATCGGCATTGATCAGTAATTGCTTGACGTCGATATCGGTGCCCCGGGCGGTGGCAAGGCCAACACTGACCCCGATCCGGCATTCGTGGCCCTCGTGGTGCGCCGGCTTGCGCATGGCCTGGACGATGCTCTCGGCCAGCGGCGCCAGGCAGGAATCCTCTTCGCCGGCCTCCGACACGAGCACGAATTCGTCACCGCCAATGCGGGCGACAAAATCGGTCGGCCGGCAGTTTTCACGCAGAACGCGGCTGGCATGGATCAACATGGCGTCGCCGGCGGCGTGGCCCAGCGTGTCGTTGATCTGCTTGAAGCGGTCGAGATCGATATGGAGCAGGGCAATTCCGCCAGAACCGTGATAGCCGTGCCGCGCCTGCTCCTGGAGCTTCTCGTCGAGATAGCGGCGGTTGGGCAGGCCGGTCAGACTGTCATGGAGCGCATTGTGCTCGATACGGATCTTGGCCGCCTCGAGCTCGGCATTGCGCGCCGCGGTCATCTGTTCGGCACGGCGCAGATCCTCGTTGAGCGCCACGTCCCGCGTTATGTCCCAATTGACACCCAGCACGCGGTCTGGCTCGCCAGGCACCTTGTTGAGCATGGCCATGGAGCGCACATGGCGGACCGTGCCGTCCTCGAGCCGGATGCGATAGACTGCCTCATATCGACCCGTGGCGATCATGCTCTTGAATTCGACTTCACTGCGCTCGATGTCGTCGGGGTGGACAATGGACTTCCACTGCTCGTAGGTGCGCGGAGCGGCGTCGCGTGGCAGACCATAGAGTTCGTTGGTGCGCGCGTCCCAATATTCGGCACCGCTTTCCAGATCCAGCTCCCAGATGCCGACCTGGGAGGTTTGCAGGGCCAGATCGAGCCGGTCGGTGAGAGCGGCCAGTTCGCGCTCGCGCGTCCGCAGCTGGGCGATGTGGCGATGGCGCAGTTCGACCATGCGGTGCGTGGTGAAGATGGGTAGAATGACAAGCCCACCCGCAAGCACGATCAGCCCACGCAGCAGCCAGGCATTGAGACTGTCCTGGGCCCAGCCCTGGCGCGGAATGGCCGTGAGCTTCCAGCTCCCGGTGGGCAGGGCCACATAGGCCTCGACAGGCTCTTCCGCGTCGAGATCGCGGCCGTAGAACAGCGCGCCATTGTGCCCTTTGCCATCGAGGCCGGCGATGGCGACCTCGATGGGCAGGTCGGGATCATAAAGGCCGCTGTCCCGATAGAGCCGGTCAATATCGATGACGGCTGCCACTATCCCCCAGAACCGGCGGTCGGCCCCTTCCCCGACATAGACCGGAAAGCGGGCGACAAAACCCGTCCCGCCCTGAACCAGGTCGACAGGACCCGCCAGGACGAGGCGTCCGGTATCGACCACTTCCTTGACGGCGTTCCACTGCACCGGATTGGTGCGATAATCGAAGCCGATATTGCGCGAATTCTCGGCCGGATAGGTCATCGCTATGACTAGATCCGGCGCCACGGAAATGGAGCGCAGCTGGCTGTCTTCCTCGAAAAGGCGCGCAGCCAGATCCTGAAAATAGGCCGGGCTCATCGTCGGCTGGATGGAAATGGTCGAGACAAGGCCGCGCACGAGCTGGATGTCGCTGGAAATATTGCCTTCCAGCTTGGCGCGGATGATGGAGAGCTGGCCCAGCACCTCGGAACGCATGCGCTGCTCGGCGATGCTTTGGCTCTGGCGGTCGATGAAAATGCCCGCCACGGCGACCATCAGGAGCGCAAGCAGCACGGGCAGCCACGTGGTGCGACGCCAATCGATACGCTGCGTCTCTGTATCCAGCCTATTCATAGCGTCGATGCGTAGAGCCGCCCCCTAGCTTGCAAGGGAGAGAATGCGCATCGGGCTTGACCAAACCCTTACCGAAAACCGTGCAATCGTAGTCTTGGTAAACTCGCTGCTAACAGAGCGGGCCCTCCAGAAGGCGGGACCGGCCCGGCCTAGGCCGGGGCCACCTCCTCAAGCTCGACCAGTGTGCCATCAAAATCCTTGGGATGGAGGAAAATCACGGGATTGCCGTGGGCGCCGATCCTGGGTTTCCCGTCGCCCAGAATGCGCGCGCCGCTTTCGCTCAGTTTGGCAATGGCGACCACGATGTCGGGGACTTCGTAGCAGATGTGGTGCATGCCCCCGGTCGGGTTCTTGTCGAGAAAGCTCGCCACAGGTGATGCTTCGCCGAGCGGCTCGAGCAGTTCGACCTTGGAATTGCCCGTGTCGATGAAAACCACCGTTACTCCATGCTCGGGGAGCGCCTGGGGTTCGCCGACCGAGGCACCCAGCATGTCACGATAGCGGGCAGTGGCGATGGCAAGATCCGGCACGGCGATGGCGATGTGATTGAGACGCCCGATCATCTGTTGGACAGCCTTCCCTCGATTTCATTGAGCACGGAAAAGGCCGCGTCGAGCACATTGGTGCCCGGGCCGAAAATGGCTGCGACCCCGGAATCATAGAGGAAACCATAGTCGGGCTCGGGGATGACCCCGCCAACGATGACCGTGATATCACCCAATTCGCGCGCCTTGAGCGCTTCGATGAGTTCGGGCACCAGGGTCTTGTGGCCCGCAGCCAACGAGGAGACGCCAACGGCATCGACCTTGAGTTCATCGGCATGGGCCGCAACTTCCGGCGCGGTCTCGAAGAGATCGCCCATGTGGACGGTGAAGCCCAAATCGGCGAAGGCCGAGGCGATGATCTTGGCGCCGCGGTCGTGGCCGTCCTGCCCCATCTTGGCGATGAAGATGGAGGGCGCGCGGCCGCGCGAGGTCTTGAAGGCGCCGATCCGGTCGGTGACCGATTTCAGCTGGGGGTCGTCGCCATAGCCACCGGCATAGACGCCCGAGATGACGCGGGTAATGGCGCGATGACGGTCGAACACGTCTTCGAGCGCCGAGGAAATCTCCCCAAGCGTGGCGCGGGCGCGGGCGGCTTCTATGGCGGCGGTGAGGAGATTGCCCTCGTCCTTGGCCGCATATTCGCGCAGGGCCGAGAGCATGGACTGGCATTTCGCCTCGTCGCGCGTTCTGCGGATGCGCTCGAGCTGGGCGATCTGCTCGAGGCGCACCTTGGCATTGTCGATCTCGCGGACCTCGATGCTCTCTTCGGTATCGACCCGGTAGCGGTTGACGCCGACGATGACATCTTCGCCCCGGTCGACGCGGGCCTGGCGCAGGGCAGCGGCCTGCTCGATGGCCATTTTCGGGCCGCCCGACTGCACGTAGGCCGTCATGCCGCCCACCGCCTCGGCCTCGGCGATCAGCTCTTTTGCCCCGGTGACGAGCTGGTCGGTCAGGGCCTCGACATAATAGGAGCCGCCCAGCGGATCGACCACATCGGTGATGCGGCTTTCATGCTGGAGGATGAGCTGGGTGTTGCGGGCAATGCGGCTCGAAAATTCGGTCGGCAGCGCGATGGCTTCGTCGAAGCTATTAGTGTGCAGCGATTGGGTGCCGCCAAGCGTCGCCGCCAACGCCTCGATCGTCGTGCGCACGATATTGTTGTGCGGGT encodes:
- a CDS encoding VOC family protein, translating into MVQKIATISLLVENYQDAITFYCDKLGFDLVEDTDLGAGRRWVVVAPRSGGGARILLARAEGEAQRQALGNQAGGRVMLFLETDDFAGDHAKMVERGVAFLEPPRHEAYGSVAVFADLYGNKWDLIEPRR
- a CDS encoding ABC transporter substrate-binding protein, with translation MKLMRTLMAATAMVALAAGAAQAKQLVYCSEASPAHFDPGPLTGGNDFDASAHTIFERLVEFAPGGTDVVPGLAESWDISEDGLEYTFHLRPGVKWHTQPYFTPTRDLNADDVIFSFERQWKEDNKWYAYLEGMTWDYFQGMDMPKYISSLEKVDDLTVKLTLTEANSPMLANLAMQFASIVSKEYADQVEASGDLASFSTQPVGTGPFQLVDYQLDSVIRYQAFGDYWGEKQKIDDLIFAITTDASVRAQRLMAGECDIMAYPAPADIDVLKADTDLTVMEQEGLNIGYISYNTTEAPFDTAEVRKALTMAIDKSAIIEAVYQGAGQDAKNLIPPTMWSYDDAIPADEYNPEKAKEMLAAAGVTELTTDLWAIPVSRPYNPNGQRVAELIQSDWAKVGVTANIVTYEWTEYRERGKQADRKGPFMIGWTGDNGDPDNFFATLFSCAAIGVSNYSSWCNDEFEAAIQAAKTTSDPEERTALYTKAQEIFKAEEPAITLAHSRVFMPMKKTVLNYQMSPLGTHSFKDVDIQE
- a CDS encoding ABC transporter permease subunit yields the protein MLNYILRKLALLVPTIIGISICAFAFVRVLPGDPILAMAGQHGVTPERYEILREQFGYNLPIWQQYFNYLGSVLRGDFGISLATKRPVLTEFMALFPATVELALCALLFAVAIGIPAGIFAAVKRGSWFDQLTMGVALTGYSMPIFWWGLLLIIFFSGYLGWTPVSGRIALSFFLRPITGFMLVDSLLYGNWAAFVSALRHLILPAIVLGTIPLAVIARQTRSAMLEVLGEDYVRTARAKGMAPGRVVNVHALRNALIPVVTTIGLQVGLLMGGAILTETIFTWPGIGKWMIDSIFKRDYVVVQSGLLIIALIVMAVNLIVDLLYALINPRIRVQ
- a CDS encoding ABC transporter permease subunit, producing MAQTTEPVATGTKPISGFREFWYYFSVNRGAVIGLTVFAILIVMAILAPWIAPHSPDMQYRDALLKPPMWDVNGNPRFILGTDPVGRDVLSRLIHGARYSLFIGFFVVIGALFVGVILGVLAGYFRGWVDVVIMRVMDIILAFPSLLLALVLVAILGPGLFNAMIAIAIVLQPHFARLVRAAVMAEKNREYVTAAKLSGAGHLRLMLVTILPNCLGPLIVQATLSFSNAILDAAALGFLGMGAQPPTPEWGTMLATAREFILKAPWVVTFPGLCILVTVLAINLIGDGLRDALDPKLKRS
- a CDS encoding ABC transporter ATP-binding protein encodes the protein MSLLEIKNLTVAFDTSVGLFKAVDGIDIAVDAREVLAIVGESGSGKSVAMLATMGLLPSTATVTADVMKFEGLDLLSMSAAEKRKIIGKDIAMIFQEPIASLNPCFTVGFQIGEVLEKHLGLSGRAARQRAIELLELVGIRDAADKLRAFPHQMSGGQCQRVMIAMAISCNPKLLIADEPTTALDVTIQKQILDLLVRLQAETGMGLIMITHDMGVVAETADRVIVQYKGRKMEEADVLSLFENPQSNYTRALLSALPENAVGDRLPTVSDILFEPVPGAR
- a CDS encoding dipeptide ABC transporter ATP-binding protein, producing MTTPVLEVRDLKRDYVSSGGLFRPAKVVHAVKGVNFSLEKGRTLAVVGESGCGKSTLARMITLIDPPTSGEILIDGIPASAAHVTKELRQKVQIVFQNPYGSLNPRQKVGDVLAEPLLLNTDMSAADRRDKAMAMLLKVGLREEHHNRYPHMFSGGQRQRIAIARALMLNPSFLVLDEPVSALDLSVQAQILNLLKDLQDEFGLTYVFISHDLSVVRYIADEVMVMYFGDVVEHGSREALFANPQHDYTRTLFAATPNADVESIRARIARKKAAA
- a CDS encoding Gfo/Idh/MocA family oxidoreductase is translated as MADGNKRLGLGVVGAGMAAKPHALALNALRGEIEVRGVWRRNEAALKSFCHEHGFPPAASLEALLADPGIEAVLILTPPNAREEIVAAAAAAGKHVLMEKPVERTTSVARAIVERCDAAGVTLGIIFQHRFRAASQALAAKVASGALGKLFAVHLVVPWWRPQQGYYDKPGRGTLAHDGGGVLVTQAIHSLDLMLSLTGPVRAVTALAATTGFHQMETEDFVAGGLEFANGAVGALMATTANYPGAAESLTLNFEKASATLTGGNLTLHLMDGRTETIGEASNSGGGADPMAFPFDWHMAQIAEFADAVRAGRQPVSTGHSALQVHELVDALIASAKEGQRVAL
- a CDS encoding EAL domain-containing protein, whose product is MNRLDTETQRIDWRRTTWLPVLLALLMVAVAGIFIDRQSQSIAEQRMRSEVLGQLSIIRAKLEGNISSDIQLVRGLVSTISIQPTMSPAYFQDLAARLFEEDSQLRSISVAPDLVIAMTYPAENSRNIGFDYRTNPVQWNAVKEVVDTGRLVLAGPVDLVQGGTGFVARFPVYVGEGADRRFWGIVAAVIDIDRLYRDSGLYDPDLPIEVAIAGLDGKGHNGALFYGRDLDAEEPVEAYVALPTGSWKLTAIPRQGWAQDSLNAWLLRGLIVLAGGLVILPIFTTHRMVELRHRHIAQLRTRERELAALTDRLDLALQTSQVGIWELDLESGAEYWDARTNELYGLPRDAAPRTYEQWKSIVHPDDIERSEVEFKSMIATGRYEAVYRIRLEDGTVRHVRSMAMLNKVPGEPDRVLGVNWDITRDVALNEDLRRAEQMTAARNAELEAAKIRIEHNALHDSLTGLPNRRYLDEKLQEQARHGYHGSGGIALLHIDLDRFKQINDTLGHAAGDAMLIHASRVLRENCRPTDFVARIGGDEFVLVSEAGEEDSCLAPLAESIVQAMRKPAHHEGHECRIGVSVGLATARGTDIDVKQLLINADIALYRAKARGRNRYEFFSAALQAEVIGTKRRADEILKGLDTNAFIAHYQPQFDARTHDVVGVEALARWNHPTQGLKTPDSFMSIAEELSVVSSIDRIVLEQALRDLERWQAMGLVVPRASVNVSQRRLHDEDLVQSLRELHIEPGRIAFELVESIYLDESDGIVGWNIDRIKELGIDIEIDDFGTGYASIVSLQKLHPRRLKIDRQLVDPILTEPAQRRLLASIVDIGKSMDIEIVAEGVETMEHAAILRDLGCDILQGYAFARPMDRYALEDFLRRESWRKAS
- the mce gene encoding methylmalonyl-CoA epimerase, with translation MIGRLNHIAIAVPDLAIATARYRDMLGASVGEPQALPEHGVTVVFIDTGNSKVELLEPLGEASPVASFLDKNPTGGMHHICYEVPDIVVAIAKLSESGARILGDGKPRIGAHGNPVIFLHPKDFDGTLVELEEVAPA